The Ignavibacteriales bacterium genome includes a region encoding these proteins:
- the lat gene encoding L-lysine 6-transaminase: MDTLTANPERAVTGNQAAAPEQADSMLNEEKPTTRNPIKVSPNEVHTTLAKHMLVDGFDLIVDLKRSQGSYLFDSRYNKRYLDFFTFFASGSVGLNHPKLTSPEFLEKLGYIAVNKVSNSDAYTVEMAEFVETFGRIAKPDYLPYLFFVDGGALAVENALKTAFDWKVRKNFIKGYTEERGRQVIHFRRAFHGRSGYTLSLTNTDPTKTNYFPKFRWPRIHNPVIEFPLNKEHLAHVHKAEAVAIQQIKQAIINNPDDIAAMIIEPIQCEGGDNHFRKEFFVQLRTICDESDILLVFDEVQTGMGITGKMWAHEYFVKPDLMSFGKKTQICGFMCSKRIDDVLENVFHKPSRINSTFGGNLVDMVRFQRILEIIHEEKLVQNSFDVGTHLIGKLEALQQEFPGLVSNARGRGLLCAIDLDEAQNRDQLRAKAYEEGLILIGCGDRSIRFRPPLNVSKKEIDDGLHIIHQALIEINQGN; the protein is encoded by the coding sequence ATGGACACATTGACTGCGAATCCTGAACGGGCAGTGACCGGGAATCAGGCTGCCGCACCGGAACAAGCCGACTCCATGCTGAACGAGGAAAAGCCTACGACCAGGAACCCGATTAAAGTATCTCCGAACGAAGTTCACACCACTCTGGCGAAACACATGCTGGTCGATGGCTTCGATCTCATCGTCGATCTCAAGCGAAGCCAGGGATCCTATCTCTTCGATTCGAGATACAACAAGCGATACCTCGATTTCTTCACGTTCTTCGCTTCCGGTTCGGTGGGATTGAACCATCCGAAACTCACGTCACCGGAATTCCTGGAGAAACTCGGCTACATCGCAGTGAACAAGGTGTCGAATTCGGATGCCTATACGGTCGAGATGGCCGAGTTCGTGGAGACGTTCGGACGGATCGCGAAGCCCGACTATCTTCCGTATCTCTTTTTTGTCGACGGAGGGGCTCTCGCCGTCGAGAATGCGCTCAAGACCGCGTTCGACTGGAAGGTTCGCAAAAACTTCATCAAAGGATACACAGAGGAACGCGGCCGCCAGGTAATTCATTTCCGCAGAGCCTTCCATGGCCGCAGCGGCTATACGCTCTCGCTCACCAACACAGATCCGACGAAGACCAACTACTTCCCAAAATTCCGCTGGCCCCGCATCCACAACCCGGTGATCGAATTCCCGCTGAACAAGGAACACCTCGCTCATGTCCACAAGGCGGAGGCTGTTGCGATCCAGCAGATCAAGCAGGCGATCATCAACAATCCCGACGATATCGCGGCGATGATCATCGAGCCGATTCAGTGCGAAGGGGGAGACAATCACTTCAGGAAGGAGTTCTTCGTTCAGCTCCGGACAATTTGTGACGAGAGTGACATCCTCCTCGTTTTCGATGAAGTGCAGACGGGGATGGGCATCACAGGAAAAATGTGGGCGCACGAGTATTTCGTGAAGCCCGACCTGATGTCGTTCGGCAAGAAGACGCAGATTTGCGGCTTCATGTGCAGCAAGCGGATTGATGACGTTCTCGAAAATGTTTTTCACAAGCCAAGCAGGATCAATTCCACATTCGGCGGAAACCTGGTCGATATGGTCCGTTTTCAGCGAATCCTGGAGATCATTCACGAGGAGAAGCTGGTGCAGAACTCCTTCGACGTGGGAACCCACCTTATCGGGAAACTGGAAGCTCTGCAGCAGGAATTCCCCGGATTGGTGTCGAATGCCCGTGGCCGCGGTCTCCTCTGCGCGATCGATCTCGATGAAGCTCAAAACAGAGATCAGCTCCGTGCCAAGGCCTACGAGGAGGGGCTCATCCTCATCGGATGCGGCGATCGGTCAATTCGATTCCGGCCGCCATTGAACGTTTCAAAGAAGGAAATCGACGATGGACTTCACATCATCCATCAGGCGCTGATTGAGATCAATCAGGGTAATTGA
- the rsmI gene encoding 16S rRNA (cytidine(1402)-2'-O)-methyltransferase — translation MERKDPSDGQVSPGTLYLVATPIGNLDDITYRAVKVLGSVDLIAAEDTRKTKILLDHYAISKPMLSYFSYNERQRTPQLIEKLQQGISIALVSDAGTPGVSDPAYYIVRSALESGIPIIPIPGPSAFISALIVSGLPTDHFVFEGFLPVKKGRKTRLGILCTEPRTIIFYESPHRILKTLEEIRVTFGERNVVVARELTKKFEEIVRGPISSVLASLTSKPTRGEYVLVVEGFKAE, via the coding sequence ATGGAACGCAAAGATCCTTCGGATGGTCAGGTCTCTCCCGGCACCCTCTACCTCGTCGCAACTCCCATCGGCAACCTCGACGACATTACGTATCGCGCGGTCAAAGTGCTTGGCTCCGTCGACCTCATTGCGGCAGAGGACACCCGGAAGACGAAGATCCTGCTGGATCACTACGCCATCAGCAAGCCGATGCTGAGCTACTTCAGCTACAACGAACGTCAGCGGACTCCTCAGTTGATTGAGAAACTTCAACAGGGCATTTCGATCGCTCTTGTGTCCGATGCAGGCACACCCGGCGTTTCAGACCCGGCGTACTACATTGTTCGGTCTGCTCTGGAGTCGGGTATACCGATCATCCCCATACCCGGTCCATCAGCGTTCATATCTGCATTGATCGTCAGCGGACTGCCGACTGACCATTTCGTTTTCGAGGGTTTCCTGCCCGTCAAGAAGGGGAGAAAGACCAGACTCGGAATCCTATGCACTGAGCCCAGAACCATAATCTTCTATGAATCGCCTCATCGGATACTGAAAACGCTCGAAGAGATCCGCGTGACGTTTGGGGAACGCAACGTCGTCGTCGCCAGAGAACTAACCAAGAAGTTTGAAGAAATCGTCCGTGGACCCATCTCCTCCGTTCTGGCGAGCCTGACGTCCAAACCCACACGTGGGGAGTATGTCTTGGTCGTAGAAGGGTTCAAGGCCGAATAG
- a CDS encoding NAD(P)/FAD-dependent oxidoreductase codes for MNDAYDVIIVGAGPAGSTAARFAAAGGASVLVLEKDRDVGYPVRCGEAVSHEGVVQFIEPDQRWIAATVTKFRIISPDGNSIVPRLDGVAYVLERRIFDYELAKLAVREGAEVVTKAYAYDLLKEDGRVVGVRAIIKDKKVEIRSKVVVGADGVESRVGKWGGIDTTCHIHDMESCAQFTLSGIQVEQGILEFYFGDNVAPGGYLWVFPKGKDSANVGIGISVELAKEKSAVRYLEEFVGKKYPNAAILTRIAGGVPCAKTCDDIVKGSVLLVGDAAHQVNPTSGGGIISGMIGGMIAGQIIAEAVAKNDMAHLDEYQKRWSKRLGWRHEVFYRIKEAISSFSDETLNKICIDGLKLPEEKRTVGGIFRTALWNQPSILLDVAKVFIS; via the coding sequence ATGAACGATGCGTATGACGTCATTATCGTAGGAGCGGGACCCGCCGGATCAACGGCCGCCCGGTTCGCTGCCGCCGGAGGAGCCTCTGTCCTTGTCCTGGAGAAAGACCGGGACGTCGGGTATCCTGTCCGGTGCGGAGAAGCGGTCAGCCATGAAGGGGTCGTTCAGTTTATCGAACCTGACCAGCGTTGGATTGCCGCGACGGTCACGAAATTCAGAATCATCTCCCCGGACGGCAACTCGATCGTGCCGCGGCTCGACGGCGTTGCATACGTTCTTGAACGGCGGATCTTCGACTACGAGCTTGCGAAGCTTGCAGTCCGTGAAGGAGCGGAGGTCGTCACGAAGGCGTATGCGTACGATCTTCTGAAAGAAGACGGCCGGGTGGTCGGTGTGCGCGCGATCATCAAGGACAAGAAAGTCGAGATCCGATCGAAGGTGGTTGTTGGGGCCGACGGTGTGGAGAGTCGGGTCGGCAAATGGGGCGGGATCGATACAACATGTCACATCCACGACATGGAGAGCTGTGCTCAGTTCACGCTTTCAGGCATCCAGGTGGAACAGGGAATCCTCGAATTCTACTTTGGTGATAACGTTGCCCCCGGCGGATATCTCTGGGTCTTTCCAAAAGGGAAAGACAGTGCAAACGTCGGCATCGGCATCAGCGTCGAGTTGGCGAAAGAAAAGTCGGCAGTGCGATACCTGGAAGAATTTGTCGGGAAGAAGTATCCGAACGCAGCGATTCTCACCCGGATCGCGGGAGGTGTCCCGTGTGCAAAAACGTGTGACGACATCGTGAAGGGATCTGTGCTCCTCGTGGGAGATGCGGCCCACCAGGTCAATCCGACGAGCGGTGGGGGGATCATCAGCGGGATGATCGGGGGCATGATCGCCGGTCAGATCATCGCTGAAGCCGTGGCGAAGAACGATATGGCGCATCTTGATGAGTATCAGAAGCGTTGGAGCAAACGGCTTGGCTGGCGTCACGAAGTGTTCTACAGAATCAAGGAAGCGATCTCCTCATTCTCCGACGAGACCTTGAACAAGATCTGCATCGATGGACTGAAGCTGCCGGAAGAGAAACGAACAGTCGGGGGCATTTTCCGGACAGCGCTCTGGAACCAGCCTTCGATTCTCCTGGATGTCGCGAAAGTGTTCATTTCCTGA
- the dnaG gene encoding DNA primase encodes MRIPVEKIEEIRSANDIVDVISQHVRLKKRGKNFVGLCPFHQEKTPSFTVSTEKQVFHCFGCAKGGNVFTFVMEFEKVSFTEAVRSLAEKAGITISFTEADQEQQNEIEGLYNACRFAGLHFYTSLTKTDEGRGAVEYYHQRGFTDETIRTFGLGYSLHSWDGFLNRAKEEGLKREDLQKAGLIRTREDGTDYDYFRGRAMFPIFTTTGRVVGFGARKLREDDPLGKYINSPETPIYNKSRILYGLFHSKDAIRTEDNSLMVEGYADLISLYQAGIQHVVASSGTALTEEQVQLISRYSKKLTLVYDADSAGSNATIRGMDIALAQDLDVTIVQLPEGEDPDSFVKKSGGKEFRKLLDQGVSFIDFKAKQFLKAGAFSTPEGKAQAVRSIVQSIAKMKDELKRNFYIKEVATKYDIYESVLYRELDRWTVDKNRPVSSRPDFAQRLQTASETSKTGSVPAGKKEAPVAERDILKLLLEHQADMVGFIFSYITVDDISDPQFKKIIEFLLARFDEKGPGTVTEFVNEIEDPVSKGLVTDIVMSKYDISKRWESSEMVFEEVDPWRVARDAIVAMVKRKLHAQIEINRRALKDASARGADVQALMQRNQELTAQLGNVDAGMLFKPS; translated from the coding sequence ATGCGCATTCCCGTCGAGAAAATTGAAGAAATACGCTCCGCAAATGACATCGTTGATGTGATTTCGCAGCATGTGCGGCTGAAAAAGCGGGGGAAGAACTTCGTCGGCCTTTGCCCCTTTCACCAGGAAAAGACCCCATCGTTCACCGTAAGCACGGAAAAACAGGTCTTTCACTGCTTCGGCTGCGCGAAGGGGGGAAACGTCTTCACGTTTGTGATGGAGTTTGAAAAAGTCTCTTTTACGGAAGCTGTCAGATCGCTCGCAGAGAAGGCGGGAATTACGATCTCCTTCACGGAGGCAGATCAGGAACAGCAGAACGAAATCGAAGGCCTCTATAATGCCTGCCGGTTTGCGGGACTGCATTTCTATACAAGTCTTACGAAGACTGATGAAGGGCGCGGCGCCGTCGAGTACTATCATCAACGCGGGTTTACCGATGAGACAATCAGGACGTTCGGCCTCGGATACTCACTCCATTCGTGGGATGGGTTCCTCAACCGGGCAAAGGAAGAAGGGCTCAAACGGGAAGACCTTCAAAAAGCCGGCCTGATCAGGACGAGGGAGGATGGCACCGATTACGACTATTTCCGAGGCCGGGCAATGTTCCCGATTTTCACGACCACGGGGAGAGTCGTGGGCTTCGGTGCAAGAAAGCTCCGCGAAGACGATCCGCTCGGCAAGTACATCAATTCGCCTGAAACCCCGATTTACAACAAAAGCCGCATCCTCTACGGCCTCTTCCATTCAAAGGACGCAATCCGCACGGAAGACAATTCCTTGATGGTGGAAGGATATGCCGACTTGATTTCGCTCTACCAGGCGGGGATTCAGCATGTCGTTGCCTCCAGCGGCACGGCGCTCACGGAGGAACAGGTTCAACTCATTTCACGTTATAGCAAGAAGCTGACGCTCGTGTACGACGCCGATTCGGCCGGATCCAACGCGACAATCCGGGGGATGGACATCGCCCTTGCGCAGGACCTGGATGTTACGATCGTCCAGCTGCCGGAAGGGGAAGACCCTGATTCGTTTGTGAAGAAATCGGGGGGGAAAGAATTCCGGAAACTTCTCGATCAGGGAGTATCCTTCATCGATTTCAAGGCAAAACAATTCCTGAAGGCCGGCGCCTTCTCAACCCCTGAAGGAAAGGCACAGGCGGTGAGGTCCATCGTCCAATCGATTGCGAAGATGAAGGACGAGCTGAAGCGGAATTTCTATATCAAAGAGGTCGCCACAAAGTACGATATCTACGAGTCTGTTCTCTACCGTGAATTGGATCGATGGACTGTCGACAAAAATCGTCCGGTCAGCAGCCGGCCCGACTTCGCTCAACGGTTGCAGACGGCTTCCGAGACTTCAAAGACCGGAAGCGTACCTGCCGGCAAGAAAGAAGCTCCCGTGGCAGAGCGCGACATCCTGAAGCTTCTGCTCGAGCATCAGGCCGACATGGTCGGTTTCATTTTTTCCTACATCACCGTTGACGACATCTCCGATCCGCAGTTCAAGAAGATTATCGAGTTTCTTCTCGCCCGGTTCGATGAGAAGGGGCCTGGAACGGTAACGGAGTTTGTGAATGAAATCGAAGACCCGGTGTCCAAGGGTCTCGTGACCGACATCGTGATGAGCAAGTACGACATCAGCAAGAGGTGGGAGAGTAGTGAGATGGTCTTTGAGGAAGTCGATCCCTGGAGGGTTGCCCGGGATGCGATTGTCGCGATGGTCAAGAGGAAACTCCACGCACAGATTGAAATCAACCGGCGCGCACTGAAGGACGCTTCCGCCCGGGGTGCCGATGTGCAAGCGTTGATGCAGCGAAACCAGGAATTGACGGCTCAGTTGGGTAATGTCGATGCAGGCATGCTTTTCAAGCCCAGCTGA
- the groL gene encoding chaperonin GroEL (60 kDa chaperone family; promotes refolding of misfolded polypeptides especially under stressful conditions; forms two stacked rings of heptamers to form a barrel-shaped 14mer; ends can be capped by GroES; misfolded proteins enter the barrel where they are refolded when GroES binds): MGAKLINFDTDARSALKRGVDQLANAVKVTLGPKGRNVVIDKKFGAPTITKDGVTVAKEVELTDPIENMGAQMVREVASKTSDVAGDGTTTATVLAQAIVREGLKNVTAGANPMDLKRGIDLAVQKIVEGLKEMSKTVGDDKEKIAQVGSISANNDRAIGELIANAMEKVGKDGVITVEEAKGTETTLDVVEGMQFDRGYLSPYFVTDAETMETILEDPYILIHDKKISAMKDLLPMLEKVAQSGRSILVIAEEVEGEALATLVVNKLRGTLRVCSVKAPGFGDRRKAMLEDIAVLTGGTVISEEKGFKLENAQLSYMGTAKRVTIDKDNTTVVEGAGKKEDIKKRINEIKQQIDKTTSDYDKEKLQERLAKLSGGVAVLKIGASTEVEMKEKKARVEDALHATRAAVEEGIVPGGGVAYLRCQKKLEEVKAANEDQKIGVEIIRRSVEEPIRLIVENAGLEGSVVVNKIKEGKDDYGFNAQTEQYENLIKAGVIDPTKVARIALENAASVAGLLLTTEATIVEKPEKDKSPAMPHPGGMGGDMY, encoded by the coding sequence ATGGGAGCAAAGTTAATCAACTTTGACACTGATGCCCGATCTGCATTGAAGCGTGGTGTCGATCAACTTGCAAATGCGGTAAAGGTCACGCTGGGACCCAAGGGTCGCAACGTCGTCATTGACAAGAAGTTCGGTGCGCCGACCATCACGAAGGATGGCGTTACTGTTGCGAAGGAAGTGGAACTCACGGATCCGATCGAGAACATGGGCGCTCAGATGGTACGCGAAGTTGCGTCGAAGACCTCTGATGTGGCCGGCGACGGAACAACGACCGCCACAGTGCTCGCACAGGCAATCGTTCGTGAAGGACTCAAGAACGTCACGGCCGGTGCCAATCCGATGGATCTGAAGCGCGGCATCGATCTCGCCGTTCAGAAGATCGTCGAAGGCCTGAAGGAAATGAGCAAGACCGTGGGCGACGATAAGGAGAAGATTGCCCAGGTTGGATCAATCTCCGCCAACAACGATCGCGCAATCGGTGAGCTGATTGCCAACGCCATGGAAAAAGTCGGAAAAGACGGCGTGATCACAGTTGAGGAAGCAAAGGGAACTGAGACGACGCTCGATGTGGTCGAAGGTATGCAGTTCGACCGCGGCTACCTCTCTCCGTACTTTGTGACAGACGCGGAGACAATGGAAACCATTCTTGAAGATCCGTACATCCTGATCCACGACAAGAAGATCAGCGCGATGAAGGATCTTCTCCCGATGCTCGAGAAGGTTGCGCAGTCTGGTCGTTCGATTCTCGTTATCGCAGAAGAAGTCGAAGGCGAAGCACTGGCGACCCTCGTGGTCAACAAACTGCGCGGCACACTCCGCGTCTGCTCTGTGAAGGCTCCGGGATTCGGAGATCGGCGCAAAGCGATGTTGGAGGATATCGCAGTTCTGACAGGCGGCACCGTGATTTCGGAAGAGAAGGGCTTCAAGCTCGAAAACGCTCAGCTCTCCTACATGGGAACGGCAAAGCGCGTCACAATCGACAAAGACAACACAACGGTTGTCGAGGGTGCGGGCAAGAAGGAAGACATCAAGAAACGCATCAACGAGATCAAGCAGCAAATCGACAAGACCACATCGGACTACGACAAGGAGAAGCTGCAGGAGCGTTTGGCGAAGTTGTCGGGTGGTGTTGCCGTGCTGAAGATCGGTGCATCGACTGAAGTCGAGATGAAGGAGAAGAAGGCACGTGTCGAGGACGCGCTGCACGCTACACGCGCTGCGGTGGAAGAAGGCATCGTTCCCGGTGGTGGCGTCGCATATCTGCGCTGCCAGAAGAAGCTCGAAGAAGTCAAAGCGGCCAACGAAGACCAGAAGATCGGCGTCGAGATTATCCGTCGTTCAGTCGAAGAGCCCATTCGATTGATCGTCGAGAATGCCGGCCTCGAAGGTTCCGTTGTTGTCAACAAGATCAAAGAAGGCAAGGACGACTACGGTTTCAACGCTCAGACTGAGCAGTACGAGAACCTGATCAAAGCCGGTGTCATCGACCCGACGAAGGTCGCTCGTATCGCTTTGGAGAATGCTGCCAGCGTTGCTGGACTTCTGTTGACGACGGAAGCAACAATCGTTGAGAAGCCAGAGAAGGACAAGTCGCCCGCGATGCCTCATCCGGGTGGTATGGGCGGGGATATGTACTAG
- a CDS encoding 4Fe-4S binding protein, whose product MPRTTPLMIYLVPGKCDFCGCCVGVCPEDAIELLESEIRIIDERCTNCRKCVWACPWEVIEFHREGIDHLPKEMSLPQEHPPSF is encoded by the coding sequence TTGCCGCGCACGACGCCACTGATGATCTACCTGGTCCCCGGGAAATGCGATTTCTGCGGTTGCTGCGTCGGTGTGTGTCCCGAGGACGCCATCGAACTCCTTGAATCCGAGATACGGATCATCGACGAGCGCTGCACGAACTGCCGCAAGTGCGTTTGGGCGTGTCCGTGGGAAGTGATTGAATTCCATCGTGAAGGCATCGACCATCTGCCGAAAGAGATGTCGCTGCCGCAGGAACATCCCCCCTCATTCTAG
- a CDS encoding NAD+ synthase, whose amino-acid sequence METNLPESTNGLSLNAAIVRDLLTKFLRDETKNAGFHRGVIGLSGGVDSAVSTFLTAEALGNENTMAVLMPYRSSSSKSVEDARTVIDKLGIRSETIDISAMVDAYCEAWKVTDRVRRGNVMARMRMIALYDISAREGALVIGTSNKTEIMVGYGTLFGDTASAINPLGDLYKTQVWQLAGELGVPQNIVEKTPTADLWEGQSDEDELGCSYAQLDSLLFRLVDERRNDEELQKLGFAPDFVGRVKGMIRKNQFKRRPPVIAKVSYRTVNVDFRYARDWGI is encoded by the coding sequence GTGGAAACCAACCTACCAGAATCAACAAACGGGCTCTCTCTGAATGCCGCGATAGTGAGAGATCTCCTTACGAAGTTCTTGCGTGATGAAACAAAGAACGCCGGATTCCACCGGGGAGTCATCGGACTCTCCGGCGGAGTCGACTCCGCCGTCAGCACCTTTCTCACGGCTGAAGCATTGGGAAACGAGAACACCATGGCTGTGTTGATGCCATACCGTTCAAGCAGCTCGAAGAGCGTCGAAGACGCACGGACCGTGATTGACAAGCTGGGAATCCGGTCCGAGACTATTGATATTTCGGCGATGGTCGATGCGTATTGTGAGGCCTGGAAGGTGACAGACAGGGTCCGCCGGGGAAACGTGATGGCGCGCATGCGCATGATCGCTCTCTACGATATTTCGGCCAGGGAAGGTGCACTCGTCATCGGCACGAGCAATAAGACGGAAATCATGGTTGGATACGGGACTCTCTTCGGTGATACCGCTTCAGCCATCAATCCTCTCGGCGATTTGTACAAGACGCAGGTGTGGCAGCTCGCCGGCGAACTTGGTGTTCCGCAGAACATCGTGGAGAAGACCCCCACGGCGGATTTGTGGGAGGGGCAATCGGATGAAGACGAACTCGGGTGCAGCTATGCGCAACTCGATTCGCTGTTGTTCCGTCTCGTTGATGAACGGCGGAATGATGAGGAGCTTCAGAAACTGGGATTCGCCCCCGATTTTGTCGGTCGTGTGAAGGGAATGATCCGGAAGAATCAATTCAAGCGCAGGCCGCCCGTGATTGCAAAAGTTTCGTATCGGACGGTGAATGTTGATTTCAGGTACGCTCGCGATTGGGGAATCTAG
- a CDS encoding aldehyde dehydrogenase family protein has product MSKTFQNYIDGKWVDAKSGKTFENRNPANWDELVGTFPLSGKEEVDAAVKAARRAFESWRLVPAPKRGDILKKVGDIMTARKDEIAKQMTREMGKVLLETRGDVQEGIDTAYYAASEGRRLFGHTVPSELPNKFNMAMRVPVGVAAIITPWNFPMAIPTWKIFPALVCGNTVVFKAASDTPATATTLVEILLEAGVPPGVINIVHGGGSEVGLALVEHPDVDLVSFTGSTSVGKKISEIASKTLKRVSLELGGKNAQIVMDDANLDLALEGVLWGAFGTTGQRCTATSRLIIHETVYDKFVSMVVDHAKKLRVGDGLKDNVDVGPCVNKKQRETVDQYVKIGTGEGAKLLCGGKAAQGDGLAGGWFYEPTVLGDVKPAMRVAKEEIFGPVLSVIKVKSLSEAIEVSNNTSYGLSSSIYTQNINNAYMAIRDIKAGITYVNSPTIGAEAHMPFGGVKETGNGHREGGWTVYEFFSEWKTVYVDYSGTLQRAQIDNVEK; this is encoded by the coding sequence ATGTCTAAGACTTTTCAGAACTATATCGACGGGAAGTGGGTCGACGCAAAATCCGGCAAGACATTTGAAAATCGCAATCCAGCGAACTGGGACGAGTTGGTTGGAACGTTTCCGTTGTCGGGCAAGGAAGAAGTCGACGCAGCTGTGAAAGCGGCGCGTCGGGCATTTGAATCGTGGCGGCTGGTGCCTGCCCCCAAGCGCGGTGATATCCTCAAAAAGGTGGGTGATATCATGACGGCCCGGAAGGATGAGATCGCAAAACAGATGACGCGGGAAATGGGGAAAGTCCTTCTCGAGACACGCGGCGACGTACAGGAAGGTATCGACACGGCGTATTACGCTGCGTCGGAAGGACGACGACTCTTCGGCCATACCGTGCCCTCTGAATTGCCCAACAAGTTCAATATGGCGATGCGTGTGCCCGTCGGCGTGGCTGCAATCATCACTCCCTGGAATTTTCCGATGGCGATCCCGACGTGGAAGATCTTTCCGGCCCTCGTCTGCGGCAATACGGTTGTCTTCAAAGCTGCCTCCGATACGCCTGCCACGGCGACAACGCTCGTGGAAATCCTCCTCGAAGCCGGCGTCCCGCCTGGTGTCATCAACATCGTCCATGGCGGCGGGTCGGAAGTTGGCCTTGCGCTCGTTGAGCATCCAGACGTGGACCTGGTAAGCTTTACGGGGTCAACGAGCGTTGGAAAGAAGATCTCTGAAATCGCCAGCAAGACGCTGAAACGGGTATCTCTCGAGCTCGGAGGCAAGAATGCCCAGATCGTGATGGACGACGCAAACCTGGACCTCGCGCTCGAAGGGGTGCTGTGGGGAGCATTCGGCACTACCGGTCAGCGCTGCACAGCGACGAGCCGCCTGATCATTCACGAAACAGTGTACGACAAATTCGTATCCATGGTGGTGGACCACGCGAAGAAACTGCGTGTCGGCGATGGGTTGAAGGACAATGTCGATGTTGGCCCATGTGTCAACAAGAAGCAGCGCGAAACAGTCGATCAATACGTGAAGATCGGCACAGGCGAAGGCGCCAAACTCCTTTGCGGCGGCAAGGCGGCCCAGGGCGATGGCCTTGCCGGGGGATGGTTCTACGAACCGACTGTGCTCGGCGACGTGAAGCCTGCTATGCGCGTTGCCAAAGAGGAGATCTTTGGGCCCGTGCTCTCGGTGATCAAGGTGAAATCTCTCTCCGAGGCAATCGAAGTGTCGAACAACACTTCGTACGGTCTTTCCTCCTCGATCTATACGCAAAACATCAACAACGCATACATGGCAATCCGGGACATCAAGGCCGGTATCACTTATGTGAACAGCCCGACGATCGGCGCAGAAGCGCACATGCCGTTCGGAGGCGTCAAGGAGACCGGCAACGGTCACCGCGAGGGGGGCTGGACTGTGTACGAGTTCTTCAGCGAATGGAAGACTGTGTACGTTGACTACAGCGGAACGCTCCAGCGGGCACAGATCGACAACGTAGAGAAGTAG
- the groES gene encoding co-chaperone GroES produces the protein MNLKPLADRVVVKPSAAEEKTKGGIIVPDTAKEKPVWGSVVAVGPGKFSDEGKLITPEVKVGDSVLYGKYSGTEVTIDSEELLIMRESDIFAIMPKK, from the coding sequence ATGAATCTGAAGCCATTGGCAGATCGTGTAGTTGTAAAGCCGTCGGCCGCAGAAGAGAAGACCAAGGGCGGAATCATCGTTCCGGACACCGCCAAAGAGAAGCCAGTTTGGGGTTCAGTTGTCGCAGTTGGCCCGGGAAAGTTCTCAGATGAGGGCAAATTGATTACACCTGAGGTGAAGGTTGGAGACAGCGTGCTGTATGGAAAGTATTCCGGCACGGAAGTAACCATCGACAGCGAAGAGCTCCTCATCATGCGTGAGAGCGATATCTTTGCCATTATGCCGAAAAAGTAA